The Primulina huaijiensis isolate GDHJ02 chromosome 9, ASM1229523v2, whole genome shotgun sequence genomic interval GATGACCTCCATTGCGGATCGTAGATGTACCACATATTTTGATTCGAGATGGGCCAAATCTGTACATGTCACAATCTTATGTGAATTACGTGTCGtattaaatctttttattattattattattattatttcaacaATAAGGTCATAATAGTCATTTACactattatataattaattaattaatacattaaaatatatgaaattcgtcatttaattttttgttttacaaaTTCAACATTTAAAGTTTGTCTTAACAACAATATTTCATGTTTGTATTTTGTATCATTTTAATCAATTAGTGGTTTCTAAAGCTATTTCGTAAAGGGTATAATTTGAGGTAAGTTCCAAATTATTCTTATTTGTAAATTATTCTTTGCGAAAACCACCACGTCATGCTATATCAGTTTAAAGATAAATAACAATTACAGCAAATACTTGATCCAATTGTCCACATATTAATGTATGAGTAATTTTTATGTTGATACTGTCAATATGTCAAAACATATGTCCTTAGAATTGTCATTATGACATGTTCTTTACGACAGTTTGAATTCAACCGTTAATATTTCTACTGAGATCATATCTACTATATACGGTGGACCCCATCAACTATCTATGATATTGTGAAGATCCAACCCAAGACAAGATCAACTTAAAGCTCAATAAATTTGTAGTTTTTAAACCTAAGAATGCCTCACATTTTTAGCTCGATAGTTACTCACATTGACATCACAAACACAACCAACAAACCTGAAGCCCATCAAGCTtcatttcgaaaatttgaagcATAAGTCCAACTAATTTGACCATCATTAATGGCCAGTAATGATCTTTAAAATCTGAATTTTGAACAGCCTTTTGATCAGCATCTAATACCCAAATATTGGGTGTTTAAAACCATTAAGATGGTGATTATTATAGGCTGAAAAAAATTCAGAATCCCTCTCCATTCtagcctataaataccaccccAAAGTTAAAAGAAATCATATCAAACACAAAGCATTTATCTCCATATTTTCTATATTTTCGAGTTTTCCTATAACAACATTTTTGAGCCAGAGTGCTGCCAATCTCGAGCTAAAAATATGTCCAAACTCGAGTAAGAAGGTGTTGTTCATTCTCTAATTTTCAAAAGCTGATTTTAGCCCATCTTCGAGCAACCATTTACAGGCAAAGTTCTGTCAACTTCAAGAAAAGAAGACAATCACTTTCGAGTTCTCAAAGAAGAGTTGATGTGCAAGAATTGTGTCTACTTTAGAAACCTTCCCAACAACTTAATTCATATtattctcaacttaaaataaggtaaatgagtttatatataagttttaaaataatgatgtcCTTGTTTTGAAAACTCAACCGTACACTACTCGTTTTATGTCTTCTGATTTCGAATATGTTTCATTATACATGATTCCTTTGCTTTGCTAAGAAATCTTGAAAatgcactgttatgattcaaaTTAAAAGTGATTAGGAAATTTTCGAAACACGATAAAGATAAGATAAGGCCGAGATGCGGTTGATTATAATAACTGATATATGGTTttccttagaggagtaacaatTAGGAATTGACTAGTATATCATGGataaatatttgaataacaATGTCTTGTGTAAGTTTATGCTTTAGTTATGATATGTTTTGATGCCTTGTTTCGAATTCTGGTTGTCTCATGTCTTGATTTATGTTAAAACATGTTCTTCGACATGTCACGTTTGAGCtaatattatatgtatattttgatattattgTGTATGATTGACCCCCCACATGCTGAATGAGTGAAGATCAATTGAAAGATAATGAACAACACATGTTTTGGTGTTGGAGATAACGTTCAAGACATGAAGTTTCAAGCatcaattttagttttatttttcattacgtTATCGCATCCGCATTTATGTTATGCATTATAAAAACATTCAtgatttttgtaatatttttggcTATTTTATGGATTACGTGACTTGTTAAACAACGTCGATGATGCATATCGATTTCGAAACACGACAGATATAACATAGAATTATCCGAAACTAGAAGAAATGTTTGGTCAAACTTTTGGAAACCTTCTCCAAGTCATATGAGCTAAAATACCTtattacatgtttttttttttaatttcttagaattatgtattaaattattaatctcATCTACAAGAAcgagactacaaacacaataaaCTATATGTGTAAATCTAAAATTATCTCAGGCCTAATTAAAAACTCACTCGGGTAAGTATAGAAGACCTGACTCCACTTTTATATACCAACAATTTTTCTACATAAAGATGATTGGTGCAATAGAATTACCACATAAAACGTCAAATAGTAATAAaccatatattattttattcaatttaatatgTATAAACAGaccattttattatttgagtaggtatattgtgagacggtctcacgaatctttatctgtgagacgggtcaaccctatcgatattcacaataaaaagtaatactcttaacatagaaagtaatattttttaatggataattcaaataagagatctatctcacaaaatatgatcgtGAGATCGTcacacataagtttttgccttattatttatcattaaaCCTAGCAGCAGCCAACAGAGGGAAAATGAAATTACTGAAACGCCCTTAGttcttaaattatatatattttcgtcAGGGGTACTTTTTATAATTCCAATTTGTACTCAGTGGCAGTTTAGCAAAACCTTTCAATGTAGAGGGGCAAAGTTAGATACGCTGATGTTGCTATATAAATCGAGAATTCACATACGGCACCCACCCTTTCATTTCTCTTCcatttctctctttttcttataatcttcaaattttctcaATTATATCGCTCCCACTCTCCGATTCTCAGCACCTCTCACGGCGGAGCCACCTCTCCTTCCGTCTTCCTCCGTAGATTCACCGTCTCCGGCCCAGATTTTCAAATTCCTAATAATCCCATTTTCCTACTGTTGAATCCGTAATTACcctcaagttttaatatatataaataatacgatataatatatttttttttggatttgtttttaaatgagAGGAAAGTGCATTTtatatttgtatgtttattgtTTCAAAAGCCTTCTCTCTCTAATATCCGACGACTCGACTTTGATTCCTAAACTTACATCTTTttctttctgttttttttttttttaatttcaaatttctttttaaaactttttacctaattttaaaaatatcagaATTGACTTTTTTAGCCCTTTGAGAATCTCGCTGACGTGGCTCTCTCTTGTCTTTCTATCCTTTCGGATTGAGACCGACGGTCAGGATGAGCAACCACGCGCGCAGACTCATGTCTCCTGGCGCGTCACGCAAGCGGAAAGAGATGGAGTCACCTCACGGTTCCACGTCCCTGAAACCGTTGGTCCAACAAACGGCCGTTAGTCCCGTTGCGACGTCGTTTAAGGGGGCCGAGCAGAAACCTCTCCCTTCCAACCGGCTCTTAGCTGGTTACATGGCCCACGAGTTCCTGACCAAGGGAACGCTGCTTGGGGAGAAGTTCGACCCGGCTCGAGCCGAGGCTGTTCCATTGAGCAAGAACAAGCAGGTTCAGAACCGGGCCGAGCCGGCAACGGAAGCCGAGACTAGAGGACAAACGAAGCCGCATGGGTATGCTGAGGTGGCGAGCTTGCTGAAGAGCGATGGGGTCCACATCCCAGGAATAGTGAATCCCACGCAACTGGGTCGGTGGATTCAGATGTAGGGTTTTGCTTGCCACGATCGGGGTATGAGGTGTGGTGCCGGCATTTCATTCAAAACTTGATCTTGCATTgtctttcttaatttctttgtttttagtttaatgttgtgttttttttaatgcaaattTGAATCTTCATAAATGGGTTGTTAAGCTTGTCTTGAATGTTTAACGAAAACCTTAAGATTTGTGGGCTAAGTGAGTCTATGCTTCGTTAACATCATCGGACTCAAACGAGGTTAATGGTTCCTCTCATTttgacaaaaatataaaaacatctGAGCTGTGTTAATTTGTATTTGGAATTAAAAATTGAATGGGAGTGATGATCATATATATGAAGTTGTGGTGCGAATGTTCTTTTTGTTGTATGGAAAAACACATGGTATTGGGATTCTTGTGAATCTGTGGTAGGAAACAAAAACACAATGGATTTCTGCAAATGCTAGAAGTTGACGCGACGACCCGTAGAACAAAGCTATAACAAATTCAAATTGGATATCAGGCACTCGATACTGTAATTATACTGTAGACTTGCATGCATATATACTATGAAATGCCAACGAAAGCAAGAATGCATTtggtttataatttaattttctccctttaatatatattgtattttgtGTATACacactatattattattaattaagagaGACAATTAAAACAGGAAATATGTAATAtcgattatatatttttgtctctttgcatttttttttttttttagaattgcTGAAGGATTTTTTGTTTGAGGATTTTCATTATGTTTATCAACAaaggtcatttttttaaaaaagttcttAATTTCTACTTTTTTGTATGTATCGGATAAGATAATCAGTGGttacttataaaataaatgcaaagtctactgttataatttttaagacaatttatgAATGGTTTACTTGTCAATTTGGCTAGTTTAGTTCATGAAAAGAATACTAAATTATGCAATTGAAACATATATCTAGCtgcatgtttatttaatttataaatgaattCCAAATTTCTAAGTTATGATTTATAGCTATAAATCAAAAACTTTTTATtagatataaataattataaccAATTAcaccaatattttttttggatatcctaaaaagagaaagaagacaaaaacttgtgtgagacggtctcacggatcgtattttgtgagactgatatcttatttgggttatccatgaaaaaatattactttttatgctaaaagtattattttttattagaatatcgatatgattgatccatctcacagataaagattcgtaagaccgtctcacaagagacttactcgagcaagaaaagaaacacaattaaaaTTGACTCAGAGCCAAACCGTagatattgataaatattttagtggCAAAAATAAAGATAATGAGAAAATAAACCATTTGTAATCTTACAGATGTGCGcaacaagaaaatcaaaacaACAATAATGTTAGGTTGCGTTTGGATGAAAAGATTCAAGTGAATGTGATTTCAATTTCACACCTCAAATCCATTGTATGTATtcggttttaaaaaaatccattgCTATTAATGTTCTATTCGTGCTTGAAGTCTAACTTATTGTACACGTGAAAAAAACAAGGCATATGCGGTGTTGTTGGTCTTatcttaattaataaataagatAATTTCTGTAATGTGCTGGATTGATAATTCTATATTAAGCAACCGTACactttgtatatatataatatattatattattaagtttgagaaaCTTAGAATAATTAACTTTTGATTTCATGTTCTGtttgaataattatatatattaataaagtgtaaaatatttaatgtaaGTCACATGTAACTCAGCGGATAGCTAGAGTCTTTGTTTCTTAATAAGTATCAAGTTATAGGTTCAATTTGTAACGCATGAGATTTGACGACTCTCTCCACTGTATCAAGACGAGtttttccagcgtgcttatgttctCACTTACACGCACCCTAAGAAACTTCTTAGAGGGTTATCCATCCAAAAATTAACtgaagtcaagcacgcttaactttgg includes:
- the LOC140984494 gene encoding uncharacterized protein, yielding MSNHARRLMSPGASRKRKEMESPHGSTSLKPLVQQTAVSPVATSFKGAEQKPLPSNRLLAGYMAHEFLTKGTLLGEKFDPARAEAVPLSKNKQVQNRAEPATEAETRGQTKPHGYAEVASLLKSDGVHIPGIVNPTQLGRWIQM